Genomic window (Paenibacillus sp. 37):
TGATATAATAGATATATAAATCATGTCTTGGCGAAGGAGGGGAGTCTGCGGGAAAACAGGCTCCCTTTTGCTCTCTTTTGAAAGTGAAAACCGGGATGAATAATATTTTGAATCCATTTTATATCGCCTTTAGATGCTTGCGCTGTATAGCCAGGGTACATATAGAACGCAGTTTGCTGTTCTCCATATGTAGATTCACCCTGAGTATTTAAATGATTTATAAAATGGATTCACACACTGATTTAACGGGGGGGATACCATGTCCAATGTAACGGTGAAAGAACTAACAGCCAAGCAAGCTGACCGCGGGGTCAAAAGCTCGGTGTTTACATTAAAGCTGCTGCAACGTATTGTGATGATTCTGATCGGTGCTGCACTAATGGCTGTATCGCTTGAAGTGTTTCTCGTACCGAATGGTGTTATTGATGGTGGGATTACGGGGATTTCAATTATGGTGTCAGAACTTACACATCTGCCACTCGGCGTATTCCTGACCTTGCTCAACTTGCCTTTCCTGATTCTGGGTTACAAGCAGATTGGTAAAACATTTGCGTTATCCACGCTGCTGGGGATCGTGGTCATGTCCATCGGGACTTCGTTATTGCACCATGTTCCTGCATTAACACCAGGGGAGCCTTTGCTCGGAGCTGTATTTGGCGGATTGATCCTGGGTGTGGGTGTTGGACTTGTCATTCGGTCTGGCGGTTCACTGGATGGTACGGAGATTGTGGCCATCTTGCTTAGTGAGAAGTCACCGTTGTCTGTAGGACAGATCGTATTGTTCATTAACGTGTTTATTTTCGCAGGTGCAGGATTTGTATTCGGTTGGCCGAATGCCCTGTATTCCATGATTGCATATTATATTGCGATGAAGATGATTGATATTGTGAATGAAGGACTTGACCAGTCCAAATCGGTATGGATCATTAGTGAGAAATATCGTGATATTGGTTCAGCCCTGACAGACCGTCTTGGTCGTGGTGTAACTTTCCTGGATGGAGAGGGCGGATTCAGCGGGGACGAGAAAAAGATCATTTTTGTCGTGATCACCCGTTTGGAAGAAGCGAAGCTGAAGACCATCGTTGAAGATTGGGACCCGCAAGCCTTTGTGGCTATCGGTAACATTCATGACGTGAAGGGCGGACGTTTCAAGAAAAAAGGTATCCATTAGCGATTGATATATACATGAATGATAATAGCCGACACCCTTGTGATGAGGGAGTCGGCTATTTTTTCTTCAAATGTTTGAGAATGTGTTCAACGGGTTGGGGTTCAACAGCTGCGATTAAATCACCGGTTTGGTTCAAGCGTTCAATAATGTTCATCAGATGATAATCCTGGATGGAGACGTTGCTTCGAACCTCATCCCAGGTAAGGGGTGTAGAGACAGTGGCGCCAGATTTGGCACGTGGTGTATAGGGAGCGGCAAGGGTCTTGCCTCCATAATGCTGGAGATAGTCAAAATAAATGCGGTCTCCACGGTCCTTTTTGAGTCGTTCCAGTGTGAACAGATCCGGGTGCTTTTGAGTGACATATTTGCCTACAAAATAACCAACCTCTCTCAATTCATCAAAGGTTACCCCTTGCACGATGGGAACGATGATCTGAACTCCTGTTGCGCCCGAAGTTTTGGGAATGGACCTCAGACCAAGGGAAGTCAGGGTTTCGCCAACGATGAGTGCAGCTTGCATAATCCGGGGCTCATGTTCCTGAGAGGGGTCCAGATCAATCATCCATTCACTGGGCAGATGGCTTCCCACAGTATGCAGAGAAGGATGAAATTCAAGTGCGGCCAGATTGCCAAGCCATAACAATTCGGGAAGTCCATTCATGACCACATAGCGGATGCCGTCGTGAACTTCAGTGTGCACATAATCTGGGACAGGCTCAGGGGCATTCTTTTGATAGAAAAATGTTCCTCCAGCGCCGTGGGGATATCTTATCGTGGTGAGAAGTCGATTGCTCGTATACGTGAGCAGATAAGGAGCCAGAGCGGCCAGCTTTTGCAGATAGATGGCTTTGGTAACACCCGCATCCGGCCATAACAACTTGTCCGGGTTTGTGACCGTCAGTTCTGTGCCTTCTATTATGATGGTTCCCTGGATCTTGGGGGCCATATGGAACACCTCCTATACGTAATCTATATACGAACACATTCATTGAAGAAGCTGATTCGCCAGGCAATCCTCACGGGTTACCTCTGCGAAGGTCTGAATACTGGGATGGCGTAGCGTGTTATGGTGAGTCAGCTCCATATATTGCACTTTGACTCCTATTCGTGGTTCCACCCAGGTGGTCTCTGCACTGCGCTCGGGTACATTATGGAAAGGTCTGTCCTGCCTGATCAGAGGCTCGACTTGATGTGTGAGTTCCCGCCAAGTATTGGAGTTCAGCTTGCCAGTCCCGACATGACCAATATAGACAAAGTTTGGCCCATCATATACACCGACCGCGACGGCATTCACAATACCGCTCCGGTACGTGACTCCCCCGATCATAGCATATACATCATGCATGATTTTGACCTTCTGCCAGCGCTGATCCTTGCCCTGTATGCCATAACTGCTGGTGAGATCCTTGCAGACAATGCCTTCCATCTGATGTTGCCTCATGACCGTAAGCAGGGAAGCGGCATCAAGCGTATTGGTGACCTCCTGAACATCGGGAGCGGTGTTAAGGACCTCGTGCAACAGGCGCTGTCGATCTGCCAAAGGCTGATCCGTCACCCATTTCCCCTCATAAAACAGGATATCAAATACCATATATGTGACCGGAATCTGATGTATGGCTTGGGCAATACCTTCGGGTCTGCTCATCCGATCCCGTCGAAGAACGTGATAAAACGAAGGTTTTCCGGTGTCTGGGTCCAACGCAATAACTTCTCCATCCAAAATATAAGAGGAGCCTGAACATAGATTGCGTGGTGTTACCAGCTCGGGATACTGTGCGGTTCGATCATGTAATCTGCGATTCACCAGGCGCAGCTCCTGCCCGTCCTCATAGGCAAGCATACGGACTCCATCCCACTTGACCTGGGCAATCCATTGCGGCCCTGTGGGCAAAGTATCTCTGGAGATGGGTTCGAACGGAATCAAAGGTTTGAACATGGGGAACTCCTCTCTCGTATCAACCAATTAGCGCAGGTTAATTCGGAATTTAGTTATATTTTTTGAAAACGGGATTTCATATGATGCACCAAAATGAGCAGTAACGGAAGTGCTATGCCACAGGTCAGATCCCAATCAATCCAATAGGGAATAACGACCTTGAGATAAAAGTGCTCGTTCGGAGAGATTAGAATAGACATGGCGAGAATAAGCATGGCACCCGGCAGGATCAGAGAACGGTGACTGGACAAGCGAAACAGGTGAGCGACGCCCAGGACAAAACCGTAGAAGAACAGGGTGGCTTTGAAGAAAACAGCGATAATCCAGACCGATGCTATGAAGGCTTCGATGCGTTGCACAAAGTTTCCGATATTGATCTTCTGTGAAAGGTTGAATGAAGCGAACCAGTGATGCTGGGTCATCCATGGTCCCATAACGAGCAGACACATACTTAGCGTCAGTGTGAGTAACAATCCGCCAATCATCCCTGCTAACAGGATGTCCTTCTCCAGATGGGGCTCATTTTTGGTGTATGGAAAGAGCATCATGAAGATGCATAGTTCACAGTAGGGATATGTGAGTACAGCAACAAAACCTTTGAATGGATCAAGAAACCCTTGTGCCAGCACAGGTTGGATGTTGGCCAAACGTACATGGGGGATTAGACACACCGTCAGAATAAGCAGGAACAACACGATCAGAGGAAGAAAGACCTCTGCAGTTTTACCAATGCTCTCCAGACCCGACAGAAGCCCCCAGACAAGCGCACACATAAAAACCAAATGCAGAATCAGTAATGGAGATTCCGGCAAGATCTGGGTAGACATAAAATCGCCAATCTCCCTAATGAACGTTGAGGTACTGATCAGGAAATAAAAGAGATAAAAAGAGCCAAACAAGGTCCCGATCCAGGGTCCCAGTGTTCGAAGGGCATTTTGAATCAGATTCAACCGGGGATGCAGTTTGTAGGCAACAAGCATAATGAAGAGTATGCCAAGGCCCCCTGCGACTCCCAATAAGGCTGATAACCAGGCATCCTGATGAGCGTAGGATGTGATCATGGAAGGGAAGACCAGAATCTGCTCCCCAATTGTACACAGGAACATGAGTGAAGCGAGCTGTCTAACAGTCAAACGTCCCTTTTCGATCATGAGGTATCTCCTTAACATATCTTGTCTATGTATTGGTTAGAATGCACCAATTGTGCCAGTTTTATAAAAGCCAACTCAAAAAGCCCGTGCAGCCGATCTCTCTGTGATGTAGAGAAATCAGTTACCCGGGCTTACTAAAATGAGGTTAAGCAAACATATTGTAACGCCTAAACAAAATCAGTTCGCAGTTGTCAAACGTATACGAATATTTTGTGGGTCTACCGTAAACCAGGTACCCTCCACTTGTGTAACGACTGCGCCGGATTGACGCAATTGATCAAGTGCTTGTTCCACGTGATCCTTTGTGGCGTACACAATGGTGAAGTAGTCAATTCCTGTAGCGTTATCTGGATTAACAGGTGCATTCACTCCTGCCCAGATATTCAATCCCAGATGATGATGATAGCCGCCTGCGGATACAAATAGTGCTGACATGTTGGCGAAGTTACCCACGATATCGAAACCGAGTACGCCGGTGTAGAAGTTGCGGGCTTCTTCCAGGCTGCGGACGTGGAAATGTACGTGACCAATAACGGTGCCAGCAGGCAGGCCCTGCCAAGGTTCATTCTCCGATATGGCAAACAGGCTTTCCACATCAACAGGATCACTTGCCATTACGTAGTTATTGTCGCTATCCCGTTTCCAGGTATCACGTGCACGGTCAGCATAGATCTCAATCCCGTTCTGATCGGGATCGGAGATATAGAAGGCTTCGCTGACCAAGTGATCGCCTTGGCCGATATCGATACCGGATGCAGCCAGATTACGAAGAGCAAGACCCAAGGACTTACGGTCAGGCAGCAGGATGGCGAAATGGTACAAGCCAGCGTGTGAGCGTTCCGGCAGGGTAATTCCATCCGTCAGTTCTTCCAATCGCAGCAGGGACTGTTTCCCGTCGGCTGTGAGTGTAGCCACTTTGCCACTCCGCTCCAGCAATTTCAATCCAACCACATCGGTATAGAATTTAATCGAACGGTCCAGGTTCATAATTCGGAGACTCACTTCACCCAGATGGGTTGTGGCAGGGATTTGATACGTTGTATTCATGATTGTTTCCTCCTGATCATAGATAATATGTGTTCTCGTTTGATTGTTTATATGCGTTGAAAACGGATTATTAAATGACATGCTGTTGAAGAAGAATTGCAGGGTGACTGTATATTCATAAATAAGTTACTTTTCATAAGTTAATATAAAATATAAATCTGCTTTCGTCAATCGCATTTTACAATTATAGCTGGAGTTTTATTGACAAGAACTGCTTCAATAGTTCTGAAAACAAAAAAATCCGACTGTGAAGCCGGATCGGAGTAAACCTCATTACATGAGTTATATAACGTAATCGGTCTTGCCTTAGCGACATTCAAACTTTTGGTTTGGGTGTCGCTTTTTTTCTTTTGGCTGGTGCAGCGGGTGTATCGGATTCTCCTCCGGCAACCGCTTGAGCAGGCGTTTTTCGTGGCGCACGTTTCTTAGGCTTGGCCGTTGTTGTCCCAGGGTCAGCCGGAATAGGCTTCACGGCCTCGATACTTGCCTGCAAGGCAGCCATCAAATCCATCACATTGGCTTCAGGTTTGGCTGGAGCAATCTTGATTTCTTCGCCTGCCACTTTGTGCTGGATAAGATCCAGCAGTTTGCTGCGGTAGTCATCGGTGTATTTACCGGGTTCAAAAGGTGTGGACAATTGATCAATCAGCAGCTTTGCCATCGTGAGTTCCTTTTCATTCACGTTCTGCACTTCCGGCAAGTTGGGCACCTGGGAGACAGGACGAATCTCGTCCGGATAGAAAATCGTCTCCATGGAAAGGCAATCTTCCAGCACACGTATGGCAGCCAGACTGCTTTTCGAGCGAATGGAGATTTTGGCGATGCCAATTTTGCCGGTATCCCGCATCGCGTTCATCAAGAGCTGGTAGGCATTTCCACCAGCCTGATCGGGAGAAAGGTAATATGTTTTCTGAAAATATATTGGGTCAATCTCGGTCAAGTCGACAAAATCCAGGATGGTAATGGTTTTGCTGGTGGAATCATTTAACGCTTCCAATTCATCTTTCTCGAAGAGTACGAACTTTCCTTTTTCATATTCATAGCCTTTGGTAATCTCTTCCCACTTCACGTCCACTTCACAGGATGGACATTGACGAACATAAGCGAGCGGGCTGCCGCAGACTTTATGGATATAGCGCATCGAGATGTCTTTGTCTTCGGTAGCCGAGAACATTTTGACAGGGACATGCACAAGGCCAAAACTGATTGCGCCTTTCCAGACGGTATGCATAGGTCGGCTCCTTTCGAAAGGTTGTTCAAAAATTCCATCTTCTCGGTACTAAAACCGGACTTTTTGAACACGGATTTATATTCAATAGTATGGGCATCTGGCGCAAGGGATAATCGTCTTGTAGACGAACAATTCGTATGGTTCGGCAAGAGTCGGGGATGATAACAGAAACATGCTTGGATTTCGACAGGAAGATGAGCATGGGATAGGTAGTTATTCTCGCAGCACATATGCCGGGAGGTGCAATATTGAAAAACAGACGTGATGAGGAAGAAGCACACAAGCATGCATTTTCTCCGTATCCTCTTGCCAAAGCCGAAAGTGCTGAAGAATTCTATACACCTGCTGCAGCTGTAAACTGGGAAGCGGTCACTTCGGAAGAATTGCCCCTTGATCGGGAGTCGTTCATGCTCGACATTGACCGGATGGTGAATGAAGGGTTAGGCGGGGGGCAGGTTACGGAAGATAACGGTTATATTGGTGATAGCACAACAGACACCATGATTAGGGAAGACCACGAAGATCCGGAAGGGGAGTATGAATAAGATGATGGATGCGAAGCGCGCCAAAGCGATCTATGATTCCAAAGATACCATTGCCGTTACGCTGGAGGGAGATCCAGTCTGGATCGAGAATGTGGATGAAGCCAATGGCATGGCAACCGTTCAGGTTGGCAGCAGACCGGGAAATACCCAGACGGTTCGTGTGGACCGCTTGGAGGAGTAGATACAAGTAGCATATAGTTATTGAGCATTCGAGAATGAATAAAAGCTGAAATATATGCATATCACGGCCGGTACCGAGAGGTGCCGGTTTTTTGGTTTTTACTAATAGGTGTCTGAAACTTCGAAGGAAGCGAGTTTTGAGACATGACTAATCATGCATGTTATATTTCCGCTTGCCTCCTTGGATGTTGCGGGGGAAGAAAGGGACCGATATAATAAGGTTCAAAGTGAACTCAGGCGGCTGGACCGCCAAAGGTGGGGCGAATATTGAATCAGACGCACGAGCAGTGGGTGTATCAATCCCATGGCATTGCAGATACAGAAGCACTTGCTTTCGCACTCGCCAGACAGGCAAACGCCGGCATGGTGATTGCTTTGGATGGTGATTTGGGCGCGGGAAAAACGGCATTTTCACAGAAATTTGCCTGGCATTTGGGTGTACGTGATGTGGTAAGTAGTCCTACATTCACACTAATCAAGGAGTACGAAGGGCGTCTACCTTTATATCACATGGATGTATATCGCATATCGCTGGAAGAAGCGGATGAGCTTGGACTTGATGAATATTTCTATGGAGCCGGAGTCAGTCTGGTGGAGTGGTCGAGTATCATTCCCGAATTGCTGCCGCAAGAGCATTTGCATGTGCAGATTGAAACAACGGGCCTGGAGGATCGAACGATTACACTGGATGGGTACGGCGAGACTTATGCAGCCATGTGCCGACAGTTCAGACAGAATGGAGTCAAATGATGATGGAATATTTACAAAAAGAGCCGCGTCAGCGGTTTTTGGCGTTGGATACATCCACCGCAGTGATGGCAGCTGCGATGATGGAAGATCATGCGCTTCTGGAAGAACGCAATGAACGGGCTGAGCGTAACCATTCGGTACACGTTGTACCGGTGATGGAGCAGCTGCTGGCCGCCAGCAACACACAGCCTGGGCAACTTGACGGCATTGCCGTTGGCCTTGGCCCAGGCTCGTACACGGGCATCCGCATTGCGGTGACCGCGGCGAAGACACTGGCCTGGGCGTGGGACATCCCCGTAGCCGGGGTGTCCAGCCTTCAGGCCCTCGCCTGGGGCGGCTGGCACAGCGGCCTAGCCGCCAAGGCAGAAGCTGCGGCAGAGGAAGCCGCAGCAGGGGCTTGCGGAACGCCATCCGCGGACCAGGGCAGCACAGGTGCTGCCCCTGTCCACTGGATCGTTCCGCTTGTGGATGCACGGCGCGGTCAAGCGTGCACCGCGCTGTTTGCCTCCGCCGGGAGCGATGCGCCCCGGCGTTTGGCGCCTGATGCCATCCGCAAGATGGACGGATGGCTGGAAGCCCTCGCCGCCCGCATGGCGGAGGCGGCGCCGGAAGAGCGGCCCGCAGCCGTCTGGATCGTCGGCGAGACGGGCCCTCATGCTGCGGCAGCCGCGGAGCTTCGCTGCCCCGCAGGAACGGCACTCCAGCTCGTACCTTATGAGCTGGAAGGCCGCTGGGTTGGGCGCCTTGGCGCCGCCGCGCTGCTTGCAGGTCAGCGTGATGACGTGCATGCATTGGTGCCGAACTACACCCAGTTGTCTGAAGCGGAAGCCAATCTGCTGCGCAAAGGCTAAAAGAGGTTGTTCAAAAAGTCCGCTTTTGATTACGAAGGATACCTGGTGGCATCATCAGCATCGAATATGGAATTCAGCCGAAATAAGCGGGGGGCTTACGAAGTATGTTTCCTTTGGAAACATTGTAGTTGCTCACGTAGTTTTCCTACGCTCCGCTACTCCATTTCTAGCTTCATCCCATCTTCTCGGTACTGAAAACCGGTCTTTTTGAACACGCACTAAAGGGGAGGGGAAGCAGATGGACAATGTGGCGAATAATAAGCAGGAAGCAACGCTTCAGTTCAGGTTCATGACACTCGCGGATATTCCCGATGTGATGGAGATTGAACATGAGGCCTTTACCCTGCCCTGGACGGAAGAAGCATTTCAAAATGAATTGACACACAATCATTTTGCTAAATATATGGTGATGGAATTAGAAGGAAAAGCCATTGGCTATGCAGGTATGTGGACCATCATGGATGAAGCCCATATTACCAATATTGCAGTCAGAGGCGCGTATCGTGGACGCAAGCTTGGTGAAAAGTTACTGGATGAATTAATGAGTACAGCGGCTTATCTCGGGATGGAACGAATGACGCTGGAGGTAAGAGTCTCGAACAGCATTGCTCAGCGTTTATATCAGAAAAAAGGGTTTGAATCGGCGGGTCTTCGTAAAGGGTATTACTCCGATAATGGGGAAGATGCGATGATTATGTGGGCGAACTTGCCGTCTGCAGGCCGGAGCGGCGAAGAGGAAGGAAGCGTACTGGATTCATGAACGAACTTAATGAAAAAATAAATTCTGCACCATCCTACATTTTGGCGGTGGAGACAAGCTGTGATGAAACATCGGTAGCTGTTGTTAAGGATGGGAGAGAAGTGCTGTCCAATCTGATCTCAAGTCAGATCGAGACGCATAAGGCATTTGGTGGAGTGGTACCTGAAGTGGCTTCACGCAAACACGTTGAAGTCATTACGTTGATGCTGGAACAAGCGATCGAACAGTCCGGCATTCGTCCACGTGATCTAAGTGCAATCGCCGTAACACAGGGGCCTGGGCTTGTCGGAGCACTGCTGGTGGGTATCGTTGCGGCCAAAACGATGGCGATGGCACTGGGCAAACCACTCATTGGCACACATCATATTGCGGGGCATATCTATGCCAACCGACTTACTCATGAACTGCAATATCCAGCGATGGCACTGGTCGTATCCGGTGGACATACAGAACTCGTGCATATGGAATCCGAGGGCAAGTTCAAACTGATTGGTCGTACACGTGATGATGCCGTAGGCGAAGCGTATGACAAAGTAGCACGTGCATTGGGTTGTCCTTATCCGGGTGGCCCGCATGTGGACCGGATGGCGTCTGAAGCGGAGGATGTAGTGCCATTACCACGGGTATGGCTGGAAGCGGGTTCGTACGATTTCAGTCTCAGTGGTCTGAAGTCTGCTGTACTGAATGTGCTCAATCAGGCCAAAATGCGCGGAGAAACCTTGGAGCCGTCTGCGGTTGCACGTGGTTTCCAGGAAGCTGTTGTTGAAGTGTTGGTGGAAAAAGCCGTTAGAGCAGTTCGTGAATATGGTTCACGACAACTGTTATTATGCGGTGGTGTTGCAGCTAACCGGGGGTTACGCTCGGCATTACAGGAGCGATGCACGAAGGAAGGGCTTGAACTGTTAATCCCGCCAATGGAATATTGTACGGATAACGCGGCCATGATAGGAGCGGCTGCATATCTGAAATGGCAGCGGGGAGAAATTGCTGAATTTGATGCGAAGGCAGATCCAGGACTTTCCTTGGAGGAATGGTCCGTTCAGTCCTTATAGAGGTTGTTCAAAAAGCCCGCTTTTGATTACGAATGATGCCTAGCGGCATCATCAGCATCGAAGATGGAATTCAGCCGAAATGAAGGGGGAGGCTTACGAAGTATGTTTCCTTCGGAAACATTGTAGTTGCTCACGTAGTTTTGACTACGCTCCGCTACTCCATTTCTAGCTTCATCCCATCTTCTCGGTACTGAAAACCGATCTTTTTGAACACGCACTTATAGTTTATATAAACAGGCTGTTTGAGATTAAGAGTTGACAGCCTGCATGTGAAGAATGTATATTAGTTACAAATTTAAACAGGAAGTTATTTTCCTGAACTGATAAACGCGATGAACAGGAATAGTAAGGTCAATCCCGGTCTTAGAGAGCTGCGGTATGGTGCAACGCAGTCGAAGGAAACCTGAAACTCACCTGGAAGCGGAACGATGGAACACGGTGACTCCCTGGGAGAATCCGAAGGCCGATCATGGCCCAAAGTACATGGTTACGGGTTGCCTCCGTGAATGGGCCGTTGTTGGTAGGACCGTTATTACAAGGATCAACTGACGATAACTGAGGGGGCTTTCAGGCTGCTTCAAGTGATCCGGATATGCGAAAGCATTCAGGGGTTGTCTTGAATGAACAGGAAGGAAGTCAACAAGAGTGGTACCGCGAAGGTGAACAGCCTGTCGTCTCTTGCATTATTGCATGAGGTGGCAGGCTTTTTTTGATTTTCAAAATAAAGATGAATGAAGATAGGTCATATTATAAATGTGATGAACGGGAGCAGTAGAACGATAAAGCGCTCAGAGAGCTGCGGGGTGGTGCGACGCAGTGGCTGGAATCATTCGAATCTCGCCCGGGAACGGAGTTGTGGAAGCGTGGGGACGATATCAATCGTCCAGTTGTCCTGATGGACAACAACATGTGTTACACAGCAACGGTTAACCCCCGTTATAGGGTGTTTCTCCGAATTCCATTGTTGTCGTGCGTGTACGCACATCCAGCGGATCGGAGACGACGAGGTGGATGGAGTCCGGCGCAAGCCTGGCCCATCAAGCGAGAGTGGTACCGCGGAGGGGATAATAACCCGCCGTCTCTTATATGAGATGGCGGGTTATTTGTGTTTGCTGCCGGCAGCAGGGTGGGCATGGGAAGAACCATATGGGGATTGAAAAGTCAGAGGATCAGGGTGTAAGTCGACGTACACTCTGTCATGAGGGTAAGCGGGATATACAACGAACGAGTAATGAACATTGAACAACAAGTATAGGCACTAAACATTCATCAGGCTTTAATGATCACTCAGGACTAAGCTACAAACAACATACGCATTTACAAACAAAATATATAACAACTCGGCGATTAGCGGATGTTCTTGTGGCACGTGGATCGTAACGAAACTATTTATAAAAATTTGATGGAGGTTGATGGATATGACAACAACTAATAACAAACGCATGATTGAAATTTTTGATACAACGCTGCGTGATGGAGAACAGGCACCAGGGGCAAGTCTGCAACCCGAGCAAAAGATTGAACTGGCACATCAACTGGCTTCTCTCGGTATCGACGTCATTGAGCCTGGATTCCCGATCTCCAGTCCAGGTGAGTTCGCGGCGGTTCAGGCGATTTCGAGACAGTTGCAGAACGTGGAGATCTGTGGATTCGCACGTGCGGTCAAAGGTGATATTGATTCAGCTGTTCAAGCAACAGCGGATGCAGCACGGCGCCGAATTCACCTGTTTATTTCTTCTTCGGATATTCATATTGAGCATCAACTACGCCGTCCGCGCAGTGAAGTGGTGGCTACCGCTCGTGAGATGGTATCTTATGCACGCCAGTTCACGGACATCGTAGAGTTCACAGCCATGGACGCTGCTCGTACCAAGATGGACGATTTGATTGAAATGGTTGAAGTCGCCATTGAAGCTGGAGCGACCATTATTAATCTGCCGGATACGGTCGGTTATGCCCTGCCACATGAGTATGGCGAGATGTTCCGCCGGGTGCGTGAGGGCGCAAGAGGCGGCGATCAGGTTCGTTATAGTGCTCACTGTCACAATGATCTGGGCCTGGCCGTAGCCAATAGTTTGGCTGCGATTGCCAATGGGGCTACCCAGATTGAAGTGACCATCAATGGTATCGGAGAACGGACGGGGAACTGTGCACTGGAAGAGCTGATTATGGCGCTGGAGACTCGGGG
Coding sequences:
- the rimI gene encoding ribosomal protein S18-alanine N-acetyltransferase, with product MDNVANNKQEATLQFRFMTLADIPDVMEIEHEAFTLPWTEEAFQNELTHNHFAKYMVMELEGKAIGYAGMWTIMDEAHITNIAVRGAYRGRKLGEKLLDELMSTAAYLGMERMTLEVRVSNSIAQRLYQKKGFESAGLRKGYYSDNGEDAMIMWANLPSAGRSGEEEGSVLDS
- the tsaD gene encoding tRNA (adenosine(37)-N6)-threonylcarbamoyltransferase complex transferase subunit TsaD, with the protein product MNELNEKINSAPSYILAVETSCDETSVAVVKDGREVLSNLISSQIETHKAFGGVVPEVASRKHVEVITLMLEQAIEQSGIRPRDLSAIAVTQGPGLVGALLVGIVAAKTMAMALGKPLIGTHHIAGHIYANRLTHELQYPAMALVVSGGHTELVHMESEGKFKLIGRTRDDAVGEAYDKVARALGCPYPGGPHVDRMASEAEDVVPLPRVWLEAGSYDFSLSGLKSAVLNVLNQAKMRGETLEPSAVARGFQEAVVEVLVEKAVRAVREYGSRQLLLCGGVAANRGLRSALQERCTKEGLELLIPPMEYCTDNAAMIGAAAYLKWQRGEIAEFDAKADPGLSLEEWSVQSL